In Elaeis guineensis isolate ETL-2024a chromosome 1, EG11, whole genome shotgun sequence, a genomic segment contains:
- the LOC105038745 gene encoding actin-related protein 3 produces MDAASRPAVVIDNGTGYTKMGFAGNVEPCFIIPTVVAVNESFLNQARSSSKGNWLAQHSAGVMADLDFFIGEEALSRSRSSSTYNLSYPIHHGQVENWDTMERFWQQCIFNYLRCDPEDHYFLLTESPLTAPENREYTGEIMFETFNVPGLYIAVQPVLALAAGYTTSKCEMTGVVVDVGDGATHVVPVADGYVIGSSIKSIPIAGKDVTQFIQQLLRERGEHIPPEDSFEVARKVKEMYCYTCSDIVKEFNKHDKEPAKYIKHWTGVKPRTRAPYSCDIGYERFLGPEIFFHPEIYGSDFTTPLPAVIDKCIQSSPIDTRRALYKNIVLSGGSTMFKDFHRRLQRDLKKIVDTRIVTSAARFGGDVKSQPIEVNVVSHPIQRFAVWFGGSVLASTPEFYGACHTKAEYEEYGANICRTNPVFKGMY; encoded by the exons ATGGACGCTGCTTCTCGGCCTGCCGTTGTCATCGACAACGGAACCGG GTACACCAAAATGGGATTTGCTGGCAATGTTGAGCCATGCTTCATCATCCCTACAGTAGTTGCAGTCAATGAGTCTTTTTTGAATCAAGCAAGGAGTTCAAGTAAGGGAAATTGGCTAGCACAGCACAGTGCAGGTGTAATGGCTGATCTTGATTTTTTTATTGGAGAGGAGGCTTTATCACGGTCTCGCTCTAGCAGCACATACAATCTTAGCTACCCTATACATCATGGTCAG GTAGAGAACTGGGATACCATGGAAAGATTTTGGCAACAGTGCATTTTTAATTACTTGCGTTGTGATCCAGAAGATCATTATTTTCTCTTGACTGAGAGCCCACTCACCGCTCCTGAAAATCGTGAATACACAGGGGAAATCATGTTTGAGACATTTAATGTCCCTGGGCTGTATATCGCAGTCCAGCCTGTCCTTGCCCTTGCTGCTGGATATACTACTTCCAAG TGTGAAATGACAGGGGTTGTAGTTGATGTGGGAGATGGAGCTACGCATGTTGTGCCAGTTGCAGATGGTTATGTGATTGGGAGTAGCATCAAATCTATTCCTATTGCGGGCAAGGATGTTACTCAATTTATTCAGCAACTTTTGAGG GAAAGGGGAGAGCATATACCACCAGAAGACTCTTTTGAAGTAGCTCGGAAGGTGAAAGAGATGTATTGTTACACTTGTTCTGACATTGTCAAG GAATTCAATAAGCATGATAAGGAGCCTGCCAAGTACATCAAGCATTGGACTGGTGTTAAACCAAGGACCAGAGCTCCATATTCCTGCGATATAGGATATGAGCGCTTTCTTGGTCCTGAG ATTTTCTTCCATCCTGAGATATACGGTAGTGATTTTACCACTCCTTTACCTGCTGTGATTGACAAGTGCATTCAGTCATCCCCAATTGACACAAGGAGGGCTCTGTATAAG AATATAGTGCTATCTGGAGGATCAACCATGTTCAAGGACTTCCATAGAAGATTGCAGCGAGATCTAAAAAAGATAGTGGATACGCGAATCGTTACATCTGCTGCCCGCTTTGGTGGAGATGTTAAG TCTCAGCCCATTGAAGTTAATGTAGTCAGCCATCCTATCCAGAGATTTGCTGTTTGGTTTGGAGGTTCAGTGCTTGCATCTACACCTGAATTTTATGGG GCTTGCCATACAAAAGCAGAATATGAGGAATATGGTGCAAATATATGTCGAACAAATCCTGTCTTCAAAGGAATGTATTGA